One window of the Labeo rohita strain BAU-BD-2019 chromosome 9, IGBB_LRoh.1.0, whole genome shotgun sequence genome contains the following:
- the lnpa gene encoding endoplasmic reticulum junction formation protein lunapark-A, producing MGAVVSRWRAKPTTVEVLEGLDKDIQALEEYREKNQKQLKLWVYRLLLYSVLLYLIACTVVYAWYIPEQMMGKLIVASPFLIFPLLVWLMRKLLIILYNKRTERNNEKLEELKAEKKKILERVMETETYKNAKLILERFDPDSKKKLELEAQPSGPPATPRQGQELRQRHVTPRPAGRPPPVPSPAVPPTPLSAPGGPPEKGLLSTSTPHGLIRRPGTPAGTPGPAMGMHPPGPPLARPVLPRERGAMDRVIEYLVGDGPQNRYALICQQCLSHNGMALKEEFEYIAFRCAYCYFLNPARKTRPQAPRLPEFTAETKTSQDPPAVAMETDLSSSPPAPEGKAASPGHVKGEPGEQQTEESLLEEKKPEDPDLHTSLPDKSDDEHNVSAMEVE from the exons ATGGGGGCTGTAGTGTCTCGGTGGAGG GCGAAGCCGACCACTGTAGAGGTTTTGGAGGGTCTTGATAAG GATATCCAGGCCCTTGAGGAATACAGAGAGAAGAACCAGAAGCAGCTGAAGTTATGGGTTTACAGGCTGCTGTTGTACTCGGTCCTCTTGTACCTGATAGCCTGTACGGTTGTCTACGCGTGGTACATCCCAGAGCAGATGATGGGAAAATTAATTGTGGCATCACCATTCTTGATATTTCCTCTGTT AGTTTGGCTGATGAGGAAACTGCTGATTATTTTATACAACAAACGAACGGAGAGAAACA ATGAAAAATTAGAGGAGCTGAAagcagagaaaaagaaaata CTTGAACGGGTGATGGAAACTGAAACCTACAAAAATGCCAAGCTGATTCTGGAACGGTTTGATCCAGACTCTAAGAAAAAGCTT GAGTTAGAGGCTCAACCCAGTGGCCCGCCTGCGACTCCAAGACAAGGCCAAG AGCTGCGTCAGCGGCATGTGACCCCTCGTCCTGCTGGACGTCCACCTCCTGTTCCTTCCCCTGCAGTTCCCCCTACTCCATTGTCTGCCCCGGGAGGGCCACCTGAAAAAGGTCTGCTTAGTACCTCAACCCCACATGGTCTGATCAGGAGGCCTGGAACCCCGGCTGGCACACCCGGACCAGCGATGG GAATGCACCCTCCAGGTCCTCCGCTGGCCAGACCCGTCCTCCCCAGAGAGCGAGGTGCCATGGACAGGGTCATTGAGTACCTAGTGGGTGATGGACCTCAGAACAG ATATGCTCTGATATGCCAGCAGTGTTTGTCTCACAATGGCATGGCTTTGAAGGAGGAGTTTGAATATATTG CATTCAGATGTGCCTACTGTTATTTCCTGAACCCGGCCCGGAAGACACGTCCCCAGGCCCCGCGTCTCCCAGAATTCACTGCAGAAACCAAGACGAGCCAAGACCCCCCTGCTGTTGCCATGGAGACAGACCTGTCTAGCTCTCCACCTGCCCCAG aGGGTAAAGCAGCCAGTCCAGGGCATGTAAAAGGAGAACCTGGAGAGCAGCAAACAGAAGAGAGCCTCTTAGAAGAGAAGAAGCCAGAAGATCCAGATCTCCACACCAGCCTCCCTGACAAATCAGATGACGAGCACAACGTGTCCGCCATGGAAGTGGAATAA
- the evx2 gene encoding homeobox even-skipped homolog protein 2, with amino-acid sequence MMERIRKEMILMERGLHSPVAGKRLSNLSDSAGNAVLEALENSQHAGRLSPRITSASLHGSLGDIPTKGKFEIDSLFGNHHSDNTSSTEVSSSESRKKINLYPEVSPDSDMNSDVEVGCPSHRSPGSISQQKENNSKGFSDSNSGTSNTSSSSLSNINGSISNSSSSSSDQVRRYRTAFTREQIGRLEKEFYRENYVSRPRRCELAAALNLPETTIKVWFQNRRMKDKRQRLAMSWPHPADPSFYTYMMTHAAATGSLPYPFHSHMPLHYYPHVGVTAAAAAAAASGAASSPFATSIRPLDTFRALSHPYSRPELLCSFRHPGLYQSPAGLNSSAAASAAAAAAAAAAAVSAPSATGPCSCLSCHSSQAASALGSRSTSSDFTCTATGQRSESGFLPYSAAVLSKTAVPSPDQREESALNR; translated from the exons ATGATGGAGAGGATAAGAAAAGAAATGATTCTGATGGAAAGGGGACTACACAGTCCAGTGGCAGGAAAGAGGCTCTCCAACCTCTCGGACTCGGCCGGGAACGCGGTGCTTGAGGCCCTGGAAAATTCTCAGCACGCAGGTCGCCTCAGCCCGAGAATAACTTCCGCCTCGCTGCATGGCAGTCTCGGGGATATTCCCACCAAAGGCAAGTTCGAAATCGACAGCTTATTCGGAAACCACCACAGCGACAATACCTCCTCCACAGAAGTGTCGTCCTCCGAAAGCCGGAAGAAAATAAACCTGTATCCTGAAGTTTCTCCTGACTCCGACATGAACAGCGATGTGGAAGTGGGTTGCCCGTCTCATCGCTCTCCGGGCAGCATCAGCCAACAGAAGGAAAACAATAGCAAAG GTTTTTCCGACAGTAATTCAGGAACCTCCAATACAAGTTCATCGTCTCTATCAAATATTAACGGTTCCATCAGTAACTCCAGCAGTTCGAGCTCGGACCAAGTGAGGAGATACCGGACTGCGTTTACCCGAGAACAAATTGGAAGACTGGAGAAAGAATTTTACAGGGAAAACTACGTCTCAAGACCCAGGAGATGTGAACTAGCCGCAGCATTAAACTTACCCGAAACAACAATAAAG GTGTGGTTTCAGAATCGACGAATGAAGGACAAGCGGCAGCGGCTTGCCATGTCCTGGCCACATCCCGCCGATCCCAGCTTCTACACCTATATGATGACGCACGCGGCCGCCACCGGAAGTCTGCCTTACCCTTTTCATTCCCACATGCCACTACACTATTACCCCCATGTCGGTGTCACGGCAGCAGCTGCTGCGGCAGCCGCCTCAGGAGCCGCTTCTTCACCTTTTGCTACCTCTATACGTCCCCTTGATACTTTCCGTGCGCTTTCTCATCCATATTCGCGCCCAGAGCTGTTGTGTAGTTTCCGACATCCAGGACTATACCAGTCACCTGCAGGTTTGAACAGCTCCGCGGCTGCGTCGGCTGCAGCAGCGGCGGCGGCGGCCGCTGCAGCAGTCAGTGCGCCTTCAGCTACGGGGCCATGCTCCTGTCTCAGCTGCCACAGCAGTCAGGCCGCCAGCGCGCTGGGCTCCAGGAGCACCAGCTCCGATTTCACCTGCACGGCGACCGGGCAGAGATCCGAGAGCGGATTTTTGCCATACTCGGCAGCAGTTCTCAGTAAAACTGCGGTGCCCTCACCGGACCAGAGAGAAGAAAGCGCGCTCAATAGATAG
- the hoxd13a gene encoding homeobox protein Hox-D13a isoform X1 gives MEARGLDEEFRNVYPSAFPAHSSRSASETPMFPAAERPTSISSESLTSYVSFPANIGTSSSVTFGCRFGNGCYGCKVPQIAVFPSSVVKQNPNGQSANKPVDYGDSWFKDFAFYQSYTGSYPRIPHAYIDLPVVHRALTGDSRHETCLTMEGHQPWNWSNNCSGQLYCSKDQTQSPHIWKPSLTEGTAVSFCQRGRKKRVPYTKLQLKELEREYNNTKFITKEKRRRIAFSTNLSERQVTIWFQNRRVKDKKRPEVCKEFESF, from the exons ATGGAAGCGAGGGGATTAGATGAGGAGTTCAGAAATGTTTACCCGTCTGCCTTCCCGGCGCACTCAAGTCGGTCTGCGTCAGAAACTCCGATGTTCCCTGCAGCGGAGCGACCGACTTCGATAAGCTCTGAGTCTCTCACTTCTTACGTTTCTTTTCCAGCCAACATTGGCACTAGTTCCTCAGTCACGTTTGGATGTCGTTTCGGAAACGGTTGTTATGGTTGCAAAGTTCCACAGATTGCCGTGTTTCCGTCTAGTGTTGTAAAACAAAATCCGAATGGACAGTCTGCCAATAAACCCGTGGACTATGGTGATTCCTGGTTTAAGGATTTCGCTTTTTACCAAAGTTACACAGGTTCCTACCCAAGAATCCCTCATGCCTATATTGATTTACCTGTAGTTCATAGAGCACTGACCGGAGATTCCAGACATGAGACTTGTTTGACAATGGAAGGCCACCAGCCATGGAACTGGTCAAACAATTGCAGCGGTCAACTTTATTGCTCCAAAGACCAGACGCAGAGCCCGCATATCTGGAAACCATCATTAACAG AGGGAACAGCGGTTTCATTCTGTCAGCGCGGAAGAAAGAAACGGGTTCCTTACACAAAATTGCAACTGAAAGAGCTCGAGCGGGAATACAACAACACTAAGTTTATTACAAAGGAGAAGAGACGGCGGATCGCTTTTTCTACAAACCTGTCTGAGAGACAAGTAACTATATGGTTTCAAAACCGTCGTGTCAAGGATAAGAAGAGACCTGAAGTCTGCAAAGAATttgagtcattttaa
- the hoxd13a gene encoding homeobox protein Hox-D13a isoform X2: MEARGLDEEFRNVYPSAFPAHSSRSASETPMFPAAERPTSISSESLTSYVSFPANIGTSSSVTFGCRFGNGCYGCKVPQIAVFPSSVVKQNPNGQSANKPVDYVHRALTGDSRHETCLTMEGHQPWNWSNNCSGQLYCSKDQTQSPHIWKPSLTEGTAVSFCQRGRKKRVPYTKLQLKELEREYNNTKFITKEKRRRIAFSTNLSERQVTIWFQNRRVKDKKRPEVCKEFESF; this comes from the exons ATGGAAGCGAGGGGATTAGATGAGGAGTTCAGAAATGTTTACCCGTCTGCCTTCCCGGCGCACTCAAGTCGGTCTGCGTCAGAAACTCCGATGTTCCCTGCAGCGGAGCGACCGACTTCGATAAGCTCTGAGTCTCTCACTTCTTACGTTTCTTTTCCAGCCAACATTGGCACTAGTTCCTCAGTCACGTTTGGATGTCGTTTCGGAAACGGTTGTTATGGTTGCAAAGTTCCACAGATTGCCGTGTTTCCGTCTAGTGTTGTAAAACAAAATCCGAATGGACAGTCTGCCAATAAACCCGTGGACTATG TTCATAGAGCACTGACCGGAGATTCCAGACATGAGACTTGTTTGACAATGGAAGGCCACCAGCCATGGAACTGGTCAAACAATTGCAGCGGTCAACTTTATTGCTCCAAAGACCAGACGCAGAGCCCGCATATCTGGAAACCATCATTAACAG AGGGAACAGCGGTTTCATTCTGTCAGCGCGGAAGAAAGAAACGGGTTCCTTACACAAAATTGCAACTGAAAGAGCTCGAGCGGGAATACAACAACACTAAGTTTATTACAAAGGAGAAGAGACGGCGGATCGCTTTTTCTACAAACCTGTCTGAGAGACAAGTAACTATATGGTTTCAAAACCGTCGTGTCAAGGATAAGAAGAGACCTGAAGTCTGCAAAGAATttgagtcattttaa